A window of Staphylococcus lloydii genomic DNA:
CTTCTAACGTTGTTCCACGTCGAATTGCTTCGCCAATGAAGAATAATCGCTCATCATCTTGGTCTTGTATTCTTTCTTTAATATAAGACAAATCAAAAGTCTCGCCATTAGGTAATCCTAAATGGTGTACGCCATATTCAAGTGAACGAATCGCTTTTAATAGTGATTCTTCATATGTTCTACCAATAGCCATAACTTCGCCCGTAGCTTTCATTTGTGTCCCTAGAACACGTTCACCTTTTTCAAATTTATCGAATGGGAAACGTGGAATTTTAGAAATCACATAATCTAAAGCGGGTTCAAATGCTGCATATGAAGTGCCTGTCACTGGGTTCAACATTTCATCTAATGTCAATCCTACGGCAATTTTAGCCGCTAATTTTGCGATTGGATAACCAGTAGCTTTAGAAGCTAACGCAGATGAACGAGAAACACGTGGGTTTACTTCAATAATATAATAATCCATAGAGTGAGGATCTAACGCTAATTGAACGTTACATCCACCTTCGATACCTAACGCGCGAATTACTTTTAATGACACGTCTCTTAACATTTGATATTCGATGTCAGATAGCGTTTGACTTGGCGCAACTACGACAGAGTCACCGGTATGAATACCTACAGGGTCAATATTTTCCATGTTACATACCACAATGGCGTTATCATTTTTATCACGCATTACTTCGTATTCAATCTCTTTAAAGCCAGCGATTGATTTTTCAATTAAACATTGTGTAGCCGGGCTATAATGTAAACCATTTGATACAATTTCATGTAATTCTTCGTCATTATGACAAATACCGCCACCGGTACCTCCCATAGTAAACGCAGGTCTAACGATTAATGGGTAGCCTACTTGTTCTTTAAAGTGGAAAGCTTGTTCTACAGTATTAACAATGTCACTTTCTGGCACAGGTACATTCAAGTCATTCATTAATGTTCTAAATAATTCTCTGTCTTCAGCTTGTTGAATTGAATTTAATTCTGTTCCTAATAATTGCACATTATTCGTTTCAAGTACGCCACTATCATGCAATTGAATCGCCATGTTAAGTCCTGTTTGACCACCTAATGTTGGAAGTAAAGCATCTGGTTGTTCTTTACGAATAATACGAGCAATAAAATCGTGTGTTAATGGCTCAATATAAACTTTATCTGCGACTTCTTTATCAGTCATTATTGTTGCCGGATTTGAGTTAACGAGTATAACTTTGTAACCTTCTTCTTTTAATGCTAAACAAGCTTGCGTGCCTGCGTAGTCAAATTCTGCAGCCTGTCCAATAATTATCGGACCAGAACCTATTACTAATATAGATTTAATATCATTACGTTTAGGCATTTGTCATACTCTCCTTCACTTTAAATTCATTCATCATTTCGATAAATTCATCAAATAAATAGTTTGAATCTGATGGACCTGGGCATGCTTCAGGATGGTACTGTACTGAAAATGCTGGTAATTTTTTATGTCTTAATCCTTCAACTGTGCCGTCATTAATGGCAATGTGTGTGATTTCCAAATCAGTTTGTGCTAACGAATCTTTGTCTATTGCATAACCATGGTTTTGACTTGTTAAAGCTACTCTGCCAGTTTTCAAATCTTTAACTGGGTGGTTAGCACCACGATGCCCAAACTTCATTTTGAACGAAGTTGCGCCTTGAGATAGTGCAAACAATTGGTGGCCAAGACAAATACCAAAGAATGGTATTTTACCTAAAATATTTTGTATCATTTCAACTGCTACTTGGACTTCTTCTGGATCACCAGGACCATTAGACAACATAACGCCATCCGGTGACATTCTAATAATTGCTTCTGCCGAAGTATCATATGGCACCACTGTGACATTACAACCACGTGCATTCAATTCTCTAACGATATTTTCTTTTTTACCAAAATCAACTAACACAACGCTGTAACGGTAGCCAGTTGAAATATAAGGCGTCTTAGTAGATACAGTAGTTACTTCGTTACGAGGTAATTCTACCGTTTTTAATTGTTCAACCAAGCTCTCAATTTTATCTTTATCGTCTGTGAAAGCGGCTTTCAACACACCATGCTTTCTTATTTTACGCGTAATACTTCTTGTATCCACACCAGAAATACCTGGCACATTATATTCTACTAATACTTCGTGTAACGTTTTTTGTTGTCTAAAATTACTTGGTTTTTGGCTTGCTTCTTTTACAACTACGCCATTTAAATTCAATGCTAATGATTCAAAGTCATCACGATTAATACCATAGTTACCAATTAATGGATAAGTAAAAGTAATAATTTGTCCTGTGTATGATGGGTCTGAAATTGTTTCTTGATAACCTGTCATTGCAGTATTAAAAACAATTTCACCAATTGTTAAATCGCCTGAACCTAATTTAAATCCTTCATAATATGAACCGTCTTCAAGTACAAGATAGCGTTTTTGTAACATTACAGTTCCTCCTTAAATTTAACTTCACCCTCAACCATCGTTAACACTGGTGTACCATATACTTGATAACCAATAAATGGTGTATTAGAAGCTTTT
This region includes:
- a CDS encoding carbamoyl phosphate synthase small subunit; translation: MLQKRYLVLEDGSYYEGFKLGSGDLTIGEIVFNTAMTGYQETISDPSYTGQIITFTYPLIGNYGINRDDFESLALNLNGVVVKEASQKPSNFRQQKTLHEVLVEYNVPGISGVDTRSITRKIRKHGVLKAAFTDDKDKIESLVEQLKTVELPRNEVTTVSTKTPYISTGYRYSVVLVDFGKKENIVRELNARGCNVTVVPYDTSAEAIIRMSPDGVMLSNGPGDPEEVQVAVEMIQNILGKIPFFGICLGHQLFALSQGATSFKMKFGHRGANHPVKDLKTGRVALTSQNHGYAIDKDSLAQTDLEITHIAINDGTVEGLRHKKLPAFSVQYHPEACPGPSDSNYLFDEFIEMMNEFKVKESMTNA